The Chlorocebus sabaeus isolate Y175 chromosome 16, mChlSab1.0.hap1, whole genome shotgun sequence genome window below encodes:
- the SPATA32 gene encoding spermatogenesis-associated protein 32, whose protein sequence is MLEQKPQLKVDLAPDPDPELEIGQVPALLESELYPALKLETELDTKASWNEESDLEEPLQLVCQIESVHSNMAPPTPQTFRPWSLNSNYRSFTEENHVSTCRHSISAQTSKHLFWANKLIQASEHSLQRAINMQLNNGSAGQPISSRLREAIPTDALCSKEQLQSPDARPAPPATSFQEPSPLLSSDLPPPIGLAELITFASSLAMASSSRMDMPSLEHMMKAPPQEALEPSTEPLLITAEEQKPEKHAEALPEKPHEARAPLKSWSQEDKNFTQSYFDFSKPGIKRATIEGQMQLLQPPATSPVLQGGKEDSVPPGKEKQNPLLVKIHFKLSAPTTPEK, encoded by the exons ATGCTAGAGCAGAAGCCCCAGCTCAAAGTGGACCTGGCCCCAGACCCAGACCCAGAACTGGAGATCGGACAGGTGCCGGCTTTACTGGAGTCAGAGCTGTACCCAGCCCTCAAGCTTGAAACTGAGCTGGACACAAAAGCCAGCTGGAACGAGGAGTCTGACCTCGAAGAGCCCCTGCAGCTGGTGTGCCAGATAGAGTCCGTCCACTCCAACATGGCGCCGCCCACACCGCAGACCTTCAGACCATGGAGTCTGAATTCAAACTACAGGAGTTTCACGGAGGAGAACCATGTGTCCACCTGCCGTCACTCCATCAGTGCACAGACCTCCAAGCACCTCTTCTGGGCAAACAAGCTCATCCAGGCCTCAGAGCACAGCCTGCAGCGAGCCATCAACATGCAGCTCAACAATGGCAGTGCAGGCCAGCCCATCAGTTCCCGGCTCCGGGAGGCCATCCCCACTGACGCCCTGTGCTCCAAGGAGCAGCTCCAGAGCCCCGATGCccgcccagctcctccggccacAAGCTTCCAGGAGCCAAGCCCCCTCCTGTCCTCAGATCTCCCGCCACCCATTGGCCTGGCAGAGCTAATCACCTTTGCATCTTCCCTGGCCATGGCCTCCTCCAGCAGGATGGACATGCCCAGTTTGGAACACATGATGAAAGCTCCACCTCAGGAGGCTCTGGAGCCTTCCACAGAGCCCCTCCTGATCACTGCGGAGGAGCAAAAGCCAGAAAAGCACGCAGAGGCCCTACCAGAGAAACCACATGAAGCCAGGGCACCACTGAAATCTTGGAGTCAGGAAGACAAGAACTTCACTCAATCTTACTTTGACTTCAGCAAGCCAGGGATCAAGAGGGCCACCATCGAAGGGCAAATGCAGCTTCTCCAGCCACCAGCCACGTCCCCTGTGCTGCAGGGAGGCAAGGAAGA CTCAGTGCCGccaggaaaagagaaacagaatccATTATTGGTGAAAATCCATTTTAAGCTGTCAGCCCCCACAACCCCAGAGAAATGA